One window of the Panulirus ornatus isolate Po-2019 chromosome 12, ASM3632096v1, whole genome shotgun sequence genome contains the following:
- the LOC139751927 gene encoding putative ammonium transporter 1 isoform X3, translated as MLDVFIGGLAYWLVGYPLAFGEGNGFCGTTYWASTGLPDQKLALWFFQFVFAATAATIVSGSMAERCAFNAYLIYSIALTGVIYPVVSHWAWSDEGWLTAHPYQDFAGSGVVHLTGGVAALIGAIILGSRIGRFGANGKELRGHSVPLAALGGFILLFGFLAFNGGSQASISQEGDAAAVAKAIVNTVISGCSGGITVLLLYRSGLFGRPCTWSFLMAVNGALTGMVSICAGCNVVRPWGACVTGVVAGPIFLGIHFLLPKVRVDDPLDAVAVHMGGGLWGLVAVALFQEDGIVFGGTPEVLAWNMAGALAIIGWSGGLCCIMFGVLRLLGILRVSPEMEVQGLDILKHGEPAYPAESWQENQYNGSTKAEDVINRNLYLPPNMSAPWHPSWAGYQYPVPYPGPSMYWTLPDSRKQRFAAAHRPNHASAANSKMSEFYPHDNGPNFDPMSQIRHHDMQDLKGHRGLRGQRPQGYLNEAFDDETSKL; from the exons ATGCTCGATGTCT TCATCGGTGGTTTGGCATACTGGCTGGTGGGTTACCCATTAGCATTTGGGGAGGGCAATGGCTTCTGTGGCACCACATACTGGGCCTCGACCGGCCTGCCTGACCAGAAACTTGCCTTGTGGTTCTTCCAGTTTGTATTTGCAGCAACTGCTGCCACCATAGTTTCTGGCTCCATGGCTGAGCGATGTGCCTTCAATGCCTACCTCATCTACTCCATTGCCCTCACAG GTGTTATTTACCCAGTTGTGTCCCACTGGGCATGGTCTGATGAAGGTTGGTTGACAGCTCACCCCTACCAGGATTTTGCTGGCTCTGGAGTAGTTCATTtgacaggaggtgtggcagcACTCATAGGTGCCATAATTCTTGGGTCACGAATTGGTCGCTTTGGAGCTAATGGGAAGGAGCTGCGTGGACACTCTGTTCCA CTGGCAGCTCTGGGTGGTTTCATTCTCCTCTTTGGGTTCCTTGCTTTCAATGGTGGCTCACAGGCATCTATCAGCCAGGAAGGTGATGCAGCAGCAGTGGCCAAAGCCATTGTTAATACAGTCATCTCTGGTTGCTCGGGAGGAATTACTGTGCTGTTGTTATACCGCTCAGGCTTATTTGGAAGACCCTGCACTTGGTCCTTCCTCATGGCTGTCAATGGAGCCCTGACTGGCATG GTTTCCATCTGTGCTGGTTGCAATGTTGTGCGGCCTTGGGGTGcttgtgttactggtgttgtggcTGGACCTATATTCCTTGGCATCCATTTCCTCCTTCCCAAAGTTAGAG TGGATGACCCACTGGATGCTGTGGCTGTGCACATGGGTGGTGGACTATGGGGGCTTGTTGCTGTAGCACTGTTTCAGGAGGATGGCATTGTGTTTGGTGGCACTCCTGAGGTCTTGGCCTGGAACATGGCAGGAGCACTTGCCATCATTGGCTGGTCTGGTGGACTCTGCTGCATAATGTTTGGTGTACTCAGGTTGCTGGGTATATTGAGAGTTTCACCAGAAATGGAAGTGCAGG GGCTAGACATCTTGAAGCATGGAGAACCAGCATATCCAGCAGAATCATGGCAAGAAAACCAGTACAATGGCTCCACCAAGGCTGAAGATGTTATAAATAGGAACTTGT ATCTGCCCCCAAATATGTCTGCCCCTTGGCACCCTAGTTGGGCTGGCTATCAGTACCCAGTCCCTTACCCAGGTCCCTCAATGTACTGGACACTTCCCGACTCTCGAAAGCAGCGCTTTGCTGCTGCTCATCGTCCAAACCACGCATCAGCAGCAAATTCTAAAATGAGTGAGTTCTACCCGCATGATAATGGCCCCAACTTTGACCCCATGTCACAGATAAGACACCATGACATGCAAGATTTGAAAGGTCACCGAGGACTCAGGGGCCAAAGACCACAGGGCTACCTCAATGAGGCTTTTGATGATGAAACCTCAAAGTTGTAG
- the LOC139751927 gene encoding putative ammonium transporter 1 isoform X1, protein MGDNITKDMEDPGVSEEQPISIEQLQIYLKHFEENTDVFFLITMGTIVFFLQCGFAFLEAGAVRSKNTTNILIKNMLDVFIGGLAYWLVGYPLAFGEGNGFCGTTYWASTGLPDQKLALWFFQFVFAATAATIVSGSMAERCAFNAYLIYSIALTGVIYPVVSHWAWSDEGWLTAHPYQDFAGSGVVHLTGGVAALIGAIILGSRIGRFGANGKELRGHSVPLAALGGFILLFGFLAFNGGSQASISQEGDAAAVAKAIVNTVISGCSGGITVLLLYRSGLFGRPCTWSFLMAVNGALTGMVSICAGCNVVRPWGACVTGVVAGPIFLGIHFLLPKVRVDDPLDAVAVHMGGGLWGLVAVALFQEDGIVFGGTPEVLAWNMAGALAIIGWSGGLCCIMFGVLRLLGILRVSPEMEVQGLDILKHGEPAYPAESWQENQYNGSTKAEDVINRNLYLPPNMSAPWHPSWAGYQYPVPYPGPSMYWTLPDSRKQRFAAAHRPNHASAANSKMSEFYPHDNGPNFDPMSQIRHHDMQDLKGHRGLRGQRPQGYLNEAFDDETSKL, encoded by the exons ATGGGCGACAATATTACTAAAGATATGGAGGATCCTGGCGTATCGGAGGAACAGCCCATAAGTATAGAACAACTCCAGATATACCTCAAACACTTCGAGGAGAATACAGACGTGTTCTTCTTGATTACTATGGGAACCATTGTCTTCT TCTTGCAATGTGGGTTTGCATTCCTGGAGGCTGGGGCGGTACGCTCCAAAAACACTACCAACATCCTTATCAAGAATATGCTCGATGTCT TCATCGGTGGTTTGGCATACTGGCTGGTGGGTTACCCATTAGCATTTGGGGAGGGCAATGGCTTCTGTGGCACCACATACTGGGCCTCGACCGGCCTGCCTGACCAGAAACTTGCCTTGTGGTTCTTCCAGTTTGTATTTGCAGCAACTGCTGCCACCATAGTTTCTGGCTCCATGGCTGAGCGATGTGCCTTCAATGCCTACCTCATCTACTCCATTGCCCTCACAG GTGTTATTTACCCAGTTGTGTCCCACTGGGCATGGTCTGATGAAGGTTGGTTGACAGCTCACCCCTACCAGGATTTTGCTGGCTCTGGAGTAGTTCATTtgacaggaggtgtggcagcACTCATAGGTGCCATAATTCTTGGGTCACGAATTGGTCGCTTTGGAGCTAATGGGAAGGAGCTGCGTGGACACTCTGTTCCA CTGGCAGCTCTGGGTGGTTTCATTCTCCTCTTTGGGTTCCTTGCTTTCAATGGTGGCTCACAGGCATCTATCAGCCAGGAAGGTGATGCAGCAGCAGTGGCCAAAGCCATTGTTAATACAGTCATCTCTGGTTGCTCGGGAGGAATTACTGTGCTGTTGTTATACCGCTCAGGCTTATTTGGAAGACCCTGCACTTGGTCCTTCCTCATGGCTGTCAATGGAGCCCTGACTGGCATG GTTTCCATCTGTGCTGGTTGCAATGTTGTGCGGCCTTGGGGTGcttgtgttactggtgttgtggcTGGACCTATATTCCTTGGCATCCATTTCCTCCTTCCCAAAGTTAGAG TGGATGACCCACTGGATGCTGTGGCTGTGCACATGGGTGGTGGACTATGGGGGCTTGTTGCTGTAGCACTGTTTCAGGAGGATGGCATTGTGTTTGGTGGCACTCCTGAGGTCTTGGCCTGGAACATGGCAGGAGCACTTGCCATCATTGGCTGGTCTGGTGGACTCTGCTGCATAATGTTTGGTGTACTCAGGTTGCTGGGTATATTGAGAGTTTCACCAGAAATGGAAGTGCAGG GGCTAGACATCTTGAAGCATGGAGAACCAGCATATCCAGCAGAATCATGGCAAGAAAACCAGTACAATGGCTCCACCAAGGCTGAAGATGTTATAAATAGGAACTTGT ATCTGCCCCCAAATATGTCTGCCCCTTGGCACCCTAGTTGGGCTGGCTATCAGTACCCAGTCCCTTACCCAGGTCCCTCAATGTACTGGACACTTCCCGACTCTCGAAAGCAGCGCTTTGCTGCTGCTCATCGTCCAAACCACGCATCAGCAGCAAATTCTAAAATGAGTGAGTTCTACCCGCATGATAATGGCCCCAACTTTGACCCCATGTCACAGATAAGACACCATGACATGCAAGATTTGAAAGGTCACCGAGGACTCAGGGGCCAAAGACCACAGGGCTACCTCAATGAGGCTTTTGATGATGAAACCTCAAAGTTGTAG
- the LOC139751927 gene encoding putative ammonium transporter 1 isoform X2 — translation MASEDNLNLENAIQILPPSQGLEAVAPALSQLQENVDVFFQVVCGFFVFFLQCGFAFLEAGAVRSKNTTNILIKNMLDVFIGGLAYWLVGYPLAFGEGNGFCGTTYWASTGLPDQKLALWFFQFVFAATAATIVSGSMAERCAFNAYLIYSIALTGVIYPVVSHWAWSDEGWLTAHPYQDFAGSGVVHLTGGVAALIGAIILGSRIGRFGANGKELRGHSVPLAALGGFILLFGFLAFNGGSQASISQEGDAAAVAKAIVNTVISGCSGGITVLLLYRSGLFGRPCTWSFLMAVNGALTGMVSICAGCNVVRPWGACVTGVVAGPIFLGIHFLLPKVRVDDPLDAVAVHMGGGLWGLVAVALFQEDGIVFGGTPEVLAWNMAGALAIIGWSGGLCCIMFGVLRLLGILRVSPEMEVQGLDILKHGEPAYPAESWQENQYNGSTKAEDVINRNLYLPPNMSAPWHPSWAGYQYPVPYPGPSMYWTLPDSRKQRFAAAHRPNHASAANSKMSEFYPHDNGPNFDPMSQIRHHDMQDLKGHRGLRGQRPQGYLNEAFDDETSKL, via the exons ATGGCCTCCGAGGATAACCTGAACTTGGAGAACGCGATACAGATCTTGCCGCCCTCGCAGGGGTTGGAGGCGGTGGCGCCGGCGCTGTCGCAGCTGCAGGAGAATGTAGACGTCTTCTTTCAGGTCGTTTGTGGTTTCTTCGTCTTCT TCTTGCAATGTGGGTTTGCATTCCTGGAGGCTGGGGCGGTACGCTCCAAAAACACTACCAACATCCTTATCAAGAATATGCTCGATGTCT TCATCGGTGGTTTGGCATACTGGCTGGTGGGTTACCCATTAGCATTTGGGGAGGGCAATGGCTTCTGTGGCACCACATACTGGGCCTCGACCGGCCTGCCTGACCAGAAACTTGCCTTGTGGTTCTTCCAGTTTGTATTTGCAGCAACTGCTGCCACCATAGTTTCTGGCTCCATGGCTGAGCGATGTGCCTTCAATGCCTACCTCATCTACTCCATTGCCCTCACAG GTGTTATTTACCCAGTTGTGTCCCACTGGGCATGGTCTGATGAAGGTTGGTTGACAGCTCACCCCTACCAGGATTTTGCTGGCTCTGGAGTAGTTCATTtgacaggaggtgtggcagcACTCATAGGTGCCATAATTCTTGGGTCACGAATTGGTCGCTTTGGAGCTAATGGGAAGGAGCTGCGTGGACACTCTGTTCCA CTGGCAGCTCTGGGTGGTTTCATTCTCCTCTTTGGGTTCCTTGCTTTCAATGGTGGCTCACAGGCATCTATCAGCCAGGAAGGTGATGCAGCAGCAGTGGCCAAAGCCATTGTTAATACAGTCATCTCTGGTTGCTCGGGAGGAATTACTGTGCTGTTGTTATACCGCTCAGGCTTATTTGGAAGACCCTGCACTTGGTCCTTCCTCATGGCTGTCAATGGAGCCCTGACTGGCATG GTTTCCATCTGTGCTGGTTGCAATGTTGTGCGGCCTTGGGGTGcttgtgttactggtgttgtggcTGGACCTATATTCCTTGGCATCCATTTCCTCCTTCCCAAAGTTAGAG TGGATGACCCACTGGATGCTGTGGCTGTGCACATGGGTGGTGGACTATGGGGGCTTGTTGCTGTAGCACTGTTTCAGGAGGATGGCATTGTGTTTGGTGGCACTCCTGAGGTCTTGGCCTGGAACATGGCAGGAGCACTTGCCATCATTGGCTGGTCTGGTGGACTCTGCTGCATAATGTTTGGTGTACTCAGGTTGCTGGGTATATTGAGAGTTTCACCAGAAATGGAAGTGCAGG GGCTAGACATCTTGAAGCATGGAGAACCAGCATATCCAGCAGAATCATGGCAAGAAAACCAGTACAATGGCTCCACCAAGGCTGAAGATGTTATAAATAGGAACTTGT ATCTGCCCCCAAATATGTCTGCCCCTTGGCACCCTAGTTGGGCTGGCTATCAGTACCCAGTCCCTTACCCAGGTCCCTCAATGTACTGGACACTTCCCGACTCTCGAAAGCAGCGCTTTGCTGCTGCTCATCGTCCAAACCACGCATCAGCAGCAAATTCTAAAATGAGTGAGTTCTACCCGCATGATAATGGCCCCAACTTTGACCCCATGTCACAGATAAGACACCATGACATGCAAGATTTGAAAGGTCACCGAGGACTCAGGGGCCAAAGACCACAGGGCTACCTCAATGAGGCTTTTGATGATGAAACCTCAAAGTTGTAG
- the Pex11ab gene encoding peroxisomal membrane protein 11A isoform X1 yields MVILLCSRVLKAMDVWIRLNSTTAGKDKLIRLMQYLSRFLCHNLESKKNLRDHVARLKILESSFSTFRKFLRLDKSIIILHGALRTLHLPDRILRVTLTLSRIYQTFFLLVDHIIWIGRIGLYDIDKEKWSKYSNKFWLGYIILNLFRDIYEILRIIQRQVRCQNPVPCLYKNVPFIRTVCDYVPVTKPVFQFAEEHKDVFWDSLKNICDIWIPLTSLGHTKLSPGMVGLLGSVSSFAGLVAVLDPLAKLAPT; encoded by the exons ATGGTAATTCtgttgtgctcaagag TGCTCAAAGCCatggatgtgtggattagacTGAATTCCACAACAGCTGGGAAGGACAAACTCATCAG GCTGATGCAGTACCTAAGCCGTTTCCTGTGCCACAACCTGGAGAGTAAGAAGAACCTGCGAGATCATGTGGCCCGCCTCAAAATCCTAGAAAGCTCATTCTCCACTTTCAGGAAGT TTTTGCGTTTGGATAAAAGTATCATAATTCTCCACGGGGCTCTGCGTACTTTGCATCTCCCAGATCGTATCCTACGTGTAACCCTTACACTCTCCAGGATCTACCAGACCTTCTTCCTTCTTGTTGACCACATCATCTGGATTGGTAGAATTGGACTATATGACATTGACAAGGAGAAATGGTCAAAATATTCCAATAAGTTCTGGCTTGGATATATTATTTTGAATCTATTCAGAGATATATACGAAATTTTGAGGATTATTCAAAGGCAGGTTCGATGTCAGAATCCTGTACCATGCCTGTACAAAAATGTTCCATTCATAAGAACCGTCTGTGACTATGTTCCAGTCACCAAACCAGTTTTTCAGTTTGCTGAAGAACATAAAGATGTATTTTGGGATAGTTTGAAGAACATTTGTGATATCTGGATCCCACTGACCAGCCTAGGACACACTAAACTGTCTCCTGGGATGGTGGGGCTTCTAGGAAGTGTTTCATCATTTGCTGGGTTGGTAGCTGTGTTAGATCCATTAGCAAAGTTAGCTCCTACATAA
- the Pex11ab gene encoding peroxisomal membrane protein 11A isoform X2, which yields MDVWIRLNSTTAGKDKLIRLMQYLSRFLCHNLESKKNLRDHVARLKILESSFSTFRKFLRLDKSIIILHGALRTLHLPDRILRVTLTLSRIYQTFFLLVDHIIWIGRIGLYDIDKEKWSKYSNKFWLGYIILNLFRDIYEILRIIQRQVRCQNPVPCLYKNVPFIRTVCDYVPVTKPVFQFAEEHKDVFWDSLKNICDIWIPLTSLGHTKLSPGMVGLLGSVSSFAGLVAVLDPLAKLAPT from the exons atggatgtgtggattagacTGAATTCCACAACAGCTGGGAAGGACAAACTCATCAG GCTGATGCAGTACCTAAGCCGTTTCCTGTGCCACAACCTGGAGAGTAAGAAGAACCTGCGAGATCATGTGGCCCGCCTCAAAATCCTAGAAAGCTCATTCTCCACTTTCAGGAAGT TTTTGCGTTTGGATAAAAGTATCATAATTCTCCACGGGGCTCTGCGTACTTTGCATCTCCCAGATCGTATCCTACGTGTAACCCTTACACTCTCCAGGATCTACCAGACCTTCTTCCTTCTTGTTGACCACATCATCTGGATTGGTAGAATTGGACTATATGACATTGACAAGGAGAAATGGTCAAAATATTCCAATAAGTTCTGGCTTGGATATATTATTTTGAATCTATTCAGAGATATATACGAAATTTTGAGGATTATTCAAAGGCAGGTTCGATGTCAGAATCCTGTACCATGCCTGTACAAAAATGTTCCATTCATAAGAACCGTCTGTGACTATGTTCCAGTCACCAAACCAGTTTTTCAGTTTGCTGAAGAACATAAAGATGTATTTTGGGATAGTTTGAAGAACATTTGTGATATCTGGATCCCACTGACCAGCCTAGGACACACTAAACTGTCTCCTGGGATGGTGGGGCTTCTAGGAAGTGTTTCATCATTTGCTGGGTTGGTAGCTGTGTTAGATCCATTAGCAAAGTTAGCTCCTACATAA
- the Pex11ab gene encoding peroxisomal membrane protein 11A isoform X3 produces the protein MQYLSRFLCHNLESKKNLRDHVARLKILESSFSTFRKFLRLDKSIIILHGALRTLHLPDRILRVTLTLSRIYQTFFLLVDHIIWIGRIGLYDIDKEKWSKYSNKFWLGYIILNLFRDIYEILRIIQRQVRCQNPVPCLYKNVPFIRTVCDYVPVTKPVFQFAEEHKDVFWDSLKNICDIWIPLTSLGHTKLSPGMVGLLGSVSSFAGLVAVLDPLAKLAPT, from the exons ATGCAGTACCTAAGCCGTTTCCTGTGCCACAACCTGGAGAGTAAGAAGAACCTGCGAGATCATGTGGCCCGCCTCAAAATCCTAGAAAGCTCATTCTCCACTTTCAGGAAGT TTTTGCGTTTGGATAAAAGTATCATAATTCTCCACGGGGCTCTGCGTACTTTGCATCTCCCAGATCGTATCCTACGTGTAACCCTTACACTCTCCAGGATCTACCAGACCTTCTTCCTTCTTGTTGACCACATCATCTGGATTGGTAGAATTGGACTATATGACATTGACAAGGAGAAATGGTCAAAATATTCCAATAAGTTCTGGCTTGGATATATTATTTTGAATCTATTCAGAGATATATACGAAATTTTGAGGATTATTCAAAGGCAGGTTCGATGTCAGAATCCTGTACCATGCCTGTACAAAAATGTTCCATTCATAAGAACCGTCTGTGACTATGTTCCAGTCACCAAACCAGTTTTTCAGTTTGCTGAAGAACATAAAGATGTATTTTGGGATAGTTTGAAGAACATTTGTGATATCTGGATCCCACTGACCAGCCTAGGACACACTAAACTGTCTCCTGGGATGGTGGGGCTTCTAGGAAGTGTTTCATCATTTGCTGGGTTGGTAGCTGTGTTAGATCCATTAGCAAAGTTAGCTCCTACATAA